In Candidatus Blochmannia vicinus, one DNA window encodes the following:
- the argS gene encoding arginine--tRNA ligase: MNIQTFLLKKINQALLLITNKSVSNLIKIQQSTKTKFGDYQVNGLINISKKLHIPVEELAKKIIELIDLNNIAQTTKIEQPGFINIFLNTKWISHQINSIFSAPRLGITPVTPKTIVIDYSSPNIAKEMHVGHLRSTVIGDSVARVLSFLGHNVIRANHIGDWGTQFGMLIAYIEKNVHPKFLLNKSIELSKLENFYQEAKKMYDIDPDFAELSRNYVLKLQKGNKYCCQIWQRLVDISISNNQNIYMRLNVTLKKSDIIGESFYNNMLPDIVSDLKNKGLAITSNGAIVVPLKNYNNKNDTPFGVIIQKKDGAYLYSTTDIACIKYRCKILHADRIIYYIDSRQKQHIMQAQEIAHKAGYLDKSVLLEHHICGMLLGKDKKPFKTRTGNALKLKTLLDEALKRARLLILSKNSNLKYAQINKLAHIISIGAIKYSELSKNRIINYIFDWNNMLKFEGNTAPYIQYACTRIFSIFERSKKIDFQLKQNHIQLETQEEKLLAICLLQFEETITTVANQGTPHMLCSYLYKLSVLFSSFYEHCPIIKVANTHIKYSRLKLALITVRILKKGLNLLGIKTVKHM; encoded by the coding sequence ATGAATATTCAAACATTTTTACTAAAAAAAATAAACCAAGCTCTATTATTAATTACGAATAAATCTGTTTCCAATCTAATAAAAATACAACAATCAACAAAAACAAAATTTGGGGACTATCAAGTTAATGGATTAATAAATATCTCCAAAAAATTACATATCCCTGTTGAAGAACTTGCTAAAAAAATTATAGAACTTATCGATTTAAATAATATCGCTCAAACAACAAAAATTGAACAACCAGGATTTATTAATATATTTTTAAACACAAAATGGATATCTCATCAAATTAATAGTATTTTTTCAGCACCTCGTTTAGGTATTACTCCGGTCACACCAAAAACCATTGTTATTGATTACTCTAGTCCAAATATTGCAAAAGAAATGCATGTTGGACATTTACGTTCAACTGTTATAGGAGATAGTGTTGCTCGTGTTTTATCTTTTTTAGGACATAACGTCATTAGAGCCAATCATATAGGAGATTGGGGCACTCAATTTGGCATGCTTATTGCTTATATAGAAAAAAATGTTCATCCTAAATTTTTATTAAATAAATCTATAGAATTATCTAAATTAGAGAATTTTTATCAAGAAGCTAAAAAAATGTATGATATTGATCCCGATTTTGCAGAATTATCTCGAAATTATGTTCTAAAATTACAAAAAGGAAACAAATATTGCTGTCAAATATGGCAACGTTTAGTAGATATCTCCATATCAAATAATCAAAATATATACATGCGATTAAATGTTACTTTAAAAAAAAGCGATATTATAGGAGAAAGTTTTTATAATAACATGCTTCCTGATATTGTATCAGATTTAAAAAATAAAGGCTTAGCAATTACAAGTAATGGAGCCATTGTAGTACCTCTAAAAAATTATAACAATAAAAATGACACTCCTTTCGGAGTAATTATTCAAAAAAAAGATGGAGCTTACTTATATAGCACTACTGACATTGCTTGCATAAAATATCGCTGCAAAATATTGCATGCCGACAGAATTATTTACTATATTGATAGTCGCCAAAAACAACATATCATGCAAGCACAAGAAATTGCCCATAAAGCAGGTTATTTAGATAAATCAGTGCTATTAGAACATCACATATGCGGTATGTTACTTGGAAAAGACAAAAAACCATTTAAAACACGAACTGGTAATGCATTAAAATTAAAAACATTGTTAGATGAAGCTTTAAAACGTGCTCGTTTATTGATATTAAGTAAAAACTCCAATTTAAAATACGCTCAAATAAATAAACTAGCACATATTATTAGTATTGGTGCTATCAAATATTCTGAATTATCAAAAAACCGTATTATAAATTATATATTCGATTGGAATAACATGTTAAAATTTGAGGGAAATACTGCGCCCTATATACAATATGCATGTACTAGAATTTTTTCTATTTTTGAACGATCTAAAAAAATTGATTTTCAACTAAAACAAAATCATATTCAATTAGAAACTCAAGAAGAAAAATTGTTGGCAATTTGTTTACTTCAATTTGAAGAAACAATTACTACAGTAGCAAATCAAGGAACCCCTCACATGTTATGTTCTTATTTATATAAATTATCTGTATTATTTTCTTCTTTTTATGAACACTGTCCAATCATTAAAGTAGCCAATACACACATAAAATATAGTAGATTAAAATTAGCATTAATTACTGTTCGTATTTTAAAAAAAGGATTAAATTTATTAGGAATTAAAACAGTAAAGCATATGTGA
- the murJ gene encoding murein biosynthesis integral membrane protein MurJ, which yields MNLLKSLTSMSFITMLSRILGFIRDTIIARMFGASVMTDAFFIAFKLPNLLRRIFAEGVFYQVFLPILSEYRCRDSEEEIRVFISRVSGVLIFMVTIVVVIGLITAPWIIAVTAPGFDSSTEKFIMAIKMFRVMFPYILLVSLTSLMGSILNTCNFFLIPSFTPVFLNISMISFMLFAERVYSHIPIMGLAWSVIVGGVLQCVYCVLFLKKINMLVIPKMQFHDSRVCKTYRSMVPAIISVSSSQISLVINTILASFLSDGAISWMYYADRLMELPIGVFGVTLTTILYPYLSRFISNKNYEDYSCLINWGIKLCFILSLPSAVILGVLSEPLIITLFKYGKFLEFDVLMTQYSVIAYAIGLPGLILAKILTSAFYARHDIKTPVYIIVIVLVFTQCVNLMCIHSLKHVVFSFSISLGAWLNAGLLYWKLKKKYLFRFQPGWLFFCGQLIVALIILCAACVGLLMYISDWTQGRIFYRLIRMIVVLVLVGSSYCLTLWCVGIRLKDFIFLSRE from the coding sequence ATGAATCTGTTAAAGTCGCTGACTTCAATGAGTTTTATAACTATGTTATCTCGTATTTTGGGTTTTATTAGAGATACTATTATAGCTCGAATGTTTGGCGCCAGTGTCATGACAGATGCGTTTTTCATTGCTTTTAAATTACCTAATTTATTAAGACGTATTTTTGCTGAAGGAGTGTTTTATCAAGTTTTTTTGCCTATATTATCAGAATATCGATGTCGTGATAGTGAAGAAGAAATACGAGTATTTATTTCTAGAGTCTCTGGTGTGTTAATATTTATGGTAACTATTGTAGTTGTAATTGGGTTAATAACAGCTCCTTGGATTATCGCGGTTACTGCTCCAGGTTTTGATAGTTCTACAGAAAAATTTATTATGGCTATTAAAATGTTTAGAGTAATGTTTCCTTATATTTTATTAGTGTCATTGACATCATTAATGGGATCTATTTTAAATACTTGTAATTTTTTTTTAATACCATCGTTTACTCCAGTTTTTTTAAATATTAGCATGATCAGCTTTATGTTATTTGCAGAGCGTGTATATTCTCATATTCCTATCATGGGATTAGCTTGGTCAGTTATTGTAGGAGGAGTATTACAGTGCGTCTATTGTGTGCTGTTTTTAAAAAAAATTAATATGTTAGTTATTCCAAAAATGCAATTTCATGATAGTAGAGTATGTAAAACATATAGATCAATGGTTCCTGCTATAATTTCTGTTTCAAGTAGTCAGATATCGTTAGTTATTAATACCATTCTTGCTTCTTTTTTGAGCGATGGTGCTATTTCTTGGATGTATTATGCTGATAGATTAATGGAGTTACCCATTGGAGTTTTTGGTGTAACGTTAACTACTATTTTATATCCATATTTGTCTCGTTTTATTTCTAATAAAAATTATGAAGATTATTCTTGTTTGATAAATTGGGGTATTAAGTTATGTTTTATACTAAGTTTACCTAGTGCTGTTATTTTAGGAGTTTTGTCGGAACCATTAATAATAACATTGTTTAAGTATGGAAAATTTTTAGAGTTTGATGTACTAATGACACAATATTCTGTCATCGCCTATGCGATAGGGTTACCTGGTTTAATTTTGGCTAAAATATTAACATCTGCTTTTTACGCACGCCATGATATTAAGACTCCAGTCTATATAATCGTTATTGTACTTGTTTTTACTCAATGTGTAAATTTAATGTGTATTCATTCATTAAAGCATGTTGTTTTTTCTTTTTCTATTAGTTTAGGGGCATGGTTAAATGCAGGGTTATTATATTGGAAATTGAAAAAAAAATATTTATTTCGATTCCAGCCTGGATGGCTGTTTTTTTGTGGCCAATTGATTGTAGCTCTTATTATATTGTGTGCAGCATGTGTAGGATTGTTAATGTATATATCTGATTGGACGCAAGGGCGTATTTTTTATAGATTAATTAGAATGATAGTTGTTTTAGTATTAGTTGGTAGTAGTTATTGTTTGACGTTATGGTGTGTAGGTATTCGTTTAAAAGATTTTATTTTTTTAAGTAGAGAATAG